A region of Flavobacterium indicum GPTSA100-9 = DSM 17447 DNA encodes the following proteins:
- a CDS encoding DUF4365 domain-containing protein — MGKYVSEQHITAEKGVSKFQSFCANHNPILLFREETKHDYGIDGEVEITRKTINGKIEATSEILKIQLKSTKLKGYISSEDESSFDFIANTQDIDYWNEHIIPVILVVYFENEDKLYAKKIEKGMVIKKTKTHKITFDKEKNLLDINSDFESVVNQKFISRVDFNTSEILFINIHKIVLPFFVREYKSKLKNPSKIETLIKENELYPKPKYVAVSDKIYTFQDLDGYNKIFKENVVIDKSCNQIKTKDFISRKGNEKNTLVWIVKQYLNEELRKRKIFYNKDFDRYYFGVTSQTPIETKNRDNSKTEVYRFERTKGKAGNQSKRSVVSKYTYYETSSFYKHLGFQLFFEWIESELYIIFEPKYLYTEDGKTPLKNKERVTRLTNQLKQSERNVQYINHVTFLRNFFELSDWCIFYESENIKIEIKQTHREKVNFGIKEDSKSNMSQSQEENNIQMSLF, encoded by the coding sequence TATTTTGCTTTTTAGAGAAGAAACTAAACACGATTATGGAATTGATGGTGAGGTTGAAATTACTAGAAAAACTATTAACGGTAAAATTGAGGCTACTAGTGAAATACTAAAAATACAATTAAAATCTACAAAGTTGAAAGGCTATATTTCAAGTGAAGATGAATCAAGCTTTGATTTTATAGCAAATACACAAGATATTGACTACTGGAATGAACATATCATCCCTGTTATTTTGGTAGTTTATTTTGAAAATGAAGATAAATTGTACGCAAAAAAAATTGAAAAAGGGATGGTAATAAAAAAGACCAAAACCCATAAAATTACATTCGATAAAGAGAAAAATCTCTTGGATATTAATTCTGATTTTGAGAGTGTTGTAAATCAGAAGTTTATATCAAGAGTTGATTTTAATACTTCAGAAATCCTATTTATTAACATACACAAAATTGTTTTACCTTTTTTTGTAAGAGAATATAAAAGTAAATTAAAGAATCCTTCAAAAATAGAAACACTCATAAAAGAAAATGAGTTATATCCTAAGCCAAAATACGTTGCTGTATCTGACAAAATTTATACTTTTCAAGATTTGGATGGTTACAATAAAATTTTTAAAGAAAATGTTGTTATCGATAAATCTTGTAATCAAATAAAAACCAAAGACTTTATATCAAGAAAAGGTAATGAAAAAAACACTCTTGTGTGGATTGTAAAACAATACCTTAACGAAGAGTTAAGAAAGAGAAAGATTTTTTATAACAAAGATTTTGACAGATATTACTTTGGTGTTACTTCTCAAACTCCAATAGAAACAAAAAATAGAGATAATTCAAAAACAGAAGTTTATAGATTTGAGAGAACTAAAGGAAAGGCGGGAAATCAGAGTAAAAGAAGTGTTGTCTCAAAATACACTTATTATGAAACATCTTCTTTCTATAAGCATTTAGGTTTTCAATTATTTTTTGAATGGATTGAAAGTGAGTTATATATAATTTTTGAACCAAAATATCTTTATACAGAGGATGGCAAAACACCCCTCAAAAATAAGGAAAGAGTTACTAGGTTAACTAATCAACTAAAACAATCCGAGAGAAATGTTCAGTATATAAATCACGTTACTTTCCTTAGAAACTTTTTTGAATTATCGGATTGGTGCATATTTTATGAAAGTGAGAACATAAAAATAGAAATTAAACAAACCCACCGTGAAAAAGTCAATTTTGGGATAAAAGAGGATTCAAAAAGCAACATGTCACAAAGTCAAGAAGAGAATAATATCCAAATGTCATTGTTTTAA
- a CDS encoding argonaute/piwi family protein codes for MKIELLEEPLIEFADDFLCDDPKKGILTTGFYSLSNNTHNSEINYSIIGTKKQIEIYNEFVEKLKNPIESTSVFKIKNNNVTINSESGEISLFEDDEILNENETPFEGINKKLNPDFPGFNENSCFKCKFQNNPDNDIILKSNEIDNILNGDEKLHNKLFKIIDLFKTAYVELIENNLTGTPDIIILIIGKELFEDFSSIQIGNKWLNFRRILKAEIIALDKNVPIQIILEDTLTGKKKSLQDLSMIAWNYCIAQYYKTANCTPWTIKDIDSDTCYLGISFHKVTESDDNDLRSSIAQAFNKDGKGLIFTGKQFEWNSNKTKVVAPHLKYDYAKELIINVLKQYVKINKHTPKRVVIHKTSDFWDSYINEEYNEVDGIVQGIVEVLGNDVEYDLVTVKSSKIRVLRNGAYPSIRGTMLKISDEKAILYTSGYVPYFNTYPGAYVPVPLQIENIGETPIKEICKEVLALTKMNFNNADYFDSLPITLQFSMKVGEIIQYMPEDVDNPPNKYYFYM; via the coding sequence ATGAAAATTGAATTATTAGAAGAACCGTTAATCGAATTTGCAGATGATTTTCTTTGTGATGACCCAAAGAAAGGAATATTAACTACAGGGTTTTATTCTTTATCTAATAACACTCACAATTCCGAAATAAATTATTCTATAATAGGTACAAAAAAACAAATTGAAATTTACAATGAATTTGTTGAAAAACTTAAAAATCCAATTGAATCTACATCTGTATTTAAAATAAAGAATAATAACGTAACAATTAATTCAGAAAGTGGAGAAATCAGTCTTTTTGAAGATGATGAAATTTTAAATGAAAATGAAACCCCATTTGAAGGGATAAATAAAAAACTAAATCCTGACTTCCCTGGTTTTAATGAAAACAGTTGTTTCAAATGTAAGTTTCAAAACAATCCTGATAATGATATTATTTTAAAATCCAATGAGATTGATAATATTCTAAATGGAGATGAAAAATTACATAATAAACTTTTCAAAATTATAGATTTATTTAAAACTGCTTATGTTGAACTAATTGAAAACAACCTAACAGGTACACCTGATATAATAATTCTAATTATTGGAAAAGAACTCTTTGAGGATTTTTCTTCAATTCAAATTGGTAATAAATGGCTTAATTTTAGAAGAATTCTGAAAGCAGAAATAATTGCTTTAGATAAAAACGTTCCAATTCAAATAATATTAGAAGATACTTTAACAGGGAAGAAAAAGAGTTTACAAGATCTTTCAATGATTGCTTGGAATTACTGCATAGCACAATATTATAAAACTGCTAATTGTACACCTTGGACTATAAAAGATATTGACTCTGATACATGTTATTTGGGAATTAGTTTTCATAAAGTTACTGAAAGTGATGATAATGATTTGAGATCAAGTATAGCGCAAGCATTCAACAAAGATGGTAAGGGGCTAATTTTCACTGGAAAACAATTTGAATGGAATAGTAATAAAACAAAAGTTGTTGCTCCTCATTTGAAATATGACTATGCAAAAGAACTCATAATCAATGTTTTAAAACAATATGTTAAGATTAATAAGCACACACCAAAAAGAGTTGTTATCCATAAAACATCAGATTTTTGGGATTCATATATAAATGAAGAATATAATGAAGTAGATGGAATAGTTCAAGGAATAGTAGAGGTACTTGGAAATGATGTTGAGTATGATTTGGTGACAGTTAAATCTTCCAAAATAAGAGTATTAAGAAATGGTGCATATCCATCAATAAGAGGTACTATGTTAAAAATTTCTGATGAGAAAGCAATTTTATATACTTCGGGTTATGTTCCATATTTCAATACTTATCCTGGCGCATATGTACCTGTACCTCTTCAAATAGAAAATATTGGAGAAACTCCTATCAAGGAAATTTGTAAAGAGGTTTTAGCTTTAACAAAAATGAATTTTAATAATGCGGATTATTTTGATAGCCTTCCTATAACTTTACAATTTTCGATGAAAGTTGGAGAGATAATCCAATACATGCCAGAAGATGTGGATAATCCCCCAAATAAATACTATTTTTATATGTAA
- a CDS encoding NACHT domain-containing protein has product MIKEIIIKEAAKEVFKYSTTFLKKNFNKLLSKEKDIYDSLNEHIQKVKNWSNEITFKDLKSSKVMSQVFIELDMYVYPRNIRIDESEKILKIPLNKIFDVETKHLLILGQPGAGKTTSMKYLCHSIFFNDNTSFQKYKYPILVKLRDLNKPINSKNKSGMLFEYIFNLLGLSLDIRENQSEEEIIRTKQKLVLYLLNKLNVILIIEGFDELSYKKHREIILFEIGELANFLEDSRLIITSRTSDFNYHFENITPFELCSLNEEQISLFATKWLIEENKINSFLSEVYKSPFIDTAVRPLTIAHLCAIYERVGKIPEKPKTVYKKIVNLLLEEWDEQRNIKRVSKYSDFEIDRKFEFLTSIAYHLTVNNKKSIFSTSTLENLYFKIYNDFDLDRKDSKNVLEELETHTGLFIQAGYELYEFAHKSLQEYLTAEYIVKLPSIPENLNVISSIPNELAITISISSNPSFYFTELVQKRFKNMKLNFQFYQIFLTRLMIEKPDFNKTSKVGIAAFQLYSMYLYQNKSLNQLKLFIEDDLVSEFEVFINSIFKRNAKDFVEKFYEIESEETSTNGFIIITLNKKKSISIGKSFELTSRDLPQKLLCRSSFI; this is encoded by the coding sequence ATGATTAAAGAGATTATTATTAAGGAAGCAGCTAAAGAGGTTTTTAAATATTCCACAACATTTCTTAAAAAGAACTTCAATAAACTTTTATCAAAAGAAAAAGATATTTATGATTCTTTAAATGAACATATTCAAAAAGTAAAAAACTGGTCAAATGAAATTACATTTAAAGATTTAAAGTCTTCTAAAGTAATGAGCCAAGTTTTTATAGAATTAGATATGTATGTTTACCCAAGAAACATAAGAATTGATGAGTCAGAAAAAATTTTAAAAATCCCATTAAATAAGATTTTTGATGTTGAAACTAAACATTTATTAATTTTAGGACAACCAGGGGCAGGCAAAACAACTTCAATGAAGTATTTATGTCACTCTATATTTTTCAATGACAATACTAGTTTTCAAAAATACAAGTACCCTATTTTAGTCAAATTAAGAGACTTGAATAAACCTATAAATTCTAAGAACAAGTCAGGAATGTTATTTGAATATATTTTCAATTTACTTGGATTGTCTTTAGATATAAGAGAAAATCAAAGCGAAGAAGAAATAATAAGAACAAAGCAAAAACTTGTTCTTTATTTATTGAATAAGCTCAATGTTATACTAATAATTGAGGGGTTTGATGAATTAAGTTATAAAAAGCACAGAGAAATAATTCTATTTGAAATAGGAGAATTAGCAAATTTTTTAGAAGACTCGAGATTGATAATCACATCTAGAACATCAGATTTTAATTATCATTTTGAAAATATAACACCTTTTGAATTGTGTTCACTTAATGAGGAACAAATTTCATTATTTGCTACAAAATGGTTAATTGAGGAAAATAAAATCAACTCTTTTTTATCAGAAGTTTATAAATCCCCATTTATAGATACAGCAGTAAGACCATTAACAATTGCTCATTTATGTGCAATCTATGAAAGAGTTGGAAAAATTCCTGAAAAGCCCAAGACTGTATATAAAAAAATTGTCAATTTACTATTAGAGGAATGGGATGAACAGAGGAATATTAAAAGAGTTTCAAAGTATTCAGACTTTGAAATCGATAGAAAATTTGAGTTTCTTACAAGTATAGCATATCATTTAACTGTAAACAACAAAAAGTCTATTTTTTCTACATCAACACTTGAGAATTTATATTTTAAAATTTATAATGATTTTGATTTAGACAGAAAAGATTCAAAAAATGTCTTAGAAGAATTAGAAACTCATACTGGACTTTTTATTCAAGCAGGTTATGAATTATATGAATTTGCACATAAATCACTTCAAGAATATTTGACAGCAGAATATATTGTTAAACTACCATCTATTCCAGAAAACTTAAATGTAATTAGTAGTATACCAAATGAGCTAGCAATAACAATTTCAATATCATCCAATCCTAGTTTCTATTTCACAGAATTAGTTCAGAAAAGATTTAAAAACATGAAATTAAATTTTCAGTTTTACCAGATTTTTTTAACCAGATTAATGATTGAAAAACCAGATTTTAACAAAACAAGTAAAGTTGGAATTGCAGCATTTCAGTTATATTCAATGTATTTATATCAAAATAAAAGTCTAAATCAATTAAAATTATTTATTGAAGATGATCTGGTTAGCGAATTTGAAGTATTTATAAATTCAATTTTCAAAAGAAACGCTAAAGATTTTGTAGAAAAATTTTACGAAATTGAGAGTGAAGAAACTTCAACAAATGGATTTATTATTATTACATTAAATAAAAAGAAATCAATTAGTATAGGAAAGAGTTTTGAACTTACCTCAAGAGATTTACCACAAAAATTGTTGTGTAGAAGTAGCTTTATATAG
- a CDS encoding DEAD/DEAH box helicase — protein MLTEEKRVLTDIFKKNSEFKNILTKLTIDKALDENEKAYALTCALLFIKEYANDRKYKSYAEIAYFIILKYSIKTLDYKPLYDFSTIFGFYPISNSILKNSLLNDNNLDNFFTSIELQKFQKETDINKYYIETYEQHKERNSFLYDDANEKGFLAPTSYGKSSVIIDYLKTLQNNSKIVIIVPTKSLLMQTYRMIRDANLDYKILIHEEMYSIETKFIAVFTQERALRLLKRKKGVFFDVLIIDEAHNILKKVKSGDNRSLLLTRLLKLNKILNQNQKVAYLSPLINEIQNIKINDNQVIHSHIIEFNIKIPEIYEYKINNTVVKHNKYFINKLNTGFEIGRNNSFIEYLINNSGSKNFLYYNSPKVIEKLAIELSKSIEKSINLNDRIVETINNLKEEVHSSFYGVDLLKHGIVYLHGKLPDLIKEYLETKFKELPELKYIIANSVILEGINLPIDTLFILNTYGLHGKELTNLIGRVNRLNDIFKNGNNLHKLLPNVHFINNEFDNKSNTNMFSKILELRSRAFEDKIENPTLEKYDINKEKTDPKVINKLVNDEEFLITPPADEFGELKQYLIENGINLFYSDTDKLTKLLLKKLNSSALKNSEWEKIKILDKIFKIFIEDYVNEDKFIIDFEFARLEQQVARDFYERYIENRKCGYANKNYSLS, from the coding sequence ATGCTAACAGAAGAAAAAAGGGTACTCACAGATATTTTTAAAAAAAACTCTGAATTTAAAAATATCTTAACAAAGTTAACTATTGATAAAGCTTTAGATGAAAACGAGAAAGCTTACGCGCTTACTTGTGCCTTGTTATTCATAAAAGAATATGCTAATGATAGAAAGTATAAAAGCTATGCAGAAATTGCATATTTCATAATTTTAAAATATTCAATTAAAACTTTGGACTATAAACCATTATATGATTTTTCAACCATATTTGGATTTTACCCAATTTCAAACTCAATACTAAAAAATAGTTTACTCAATGATAATAATCTTGATAATTTTTTCACATCAATTGAGTTACAAAAATTCCAAAAGGAAACTGATATAAATAAATACTATATTGAAACCTATGAACAACATAAAGAAAGGAACAGTTTTCTATATGATGATGCTAATGAAAAAGGATTTTTAGCACCTACTTCTTATGGTAAAAGTTCAGTAATAATTGACTACTTAAAAACTCTTCAAAATAATTCAAAAATTGTAATAATAGTACCAACCAAATCACTCTTGATGCAAACTTATAGAATGATAAGAGATGCTAATTTGGATTACAAAATTTTGATTCATGAAGAAATGTACTCAATTGAAACTAAATTTATTGCTGTTTTTACTCAAGAAAGAGCATTAAGATTATTAAAGAGAAAGAAAGGTGTCTTTTTTGATGTTTTAATAATAGATGAAGCTCATAATATTTTAAAAAAAGTTAAGAGTGGAGATAATAGAAGCTTGTTGTTAACTAGACTTTTAAAACTAAATAAAATATTGAATCAGAATCAAAAAGTTGCATATTTATCTCCATTAATAAATGAAATTCAAAACATAAAAATTAATGATAATCAAGTAATACATTCTCACATCATTGAGTTTAATATTAAAATTCCTGAAATTTACGAGTATAAAATTAACAATACTGTGGTTAAGCATAATAAATACTTTATAAATAAATTGAATACAGGATTTGAAATAGGAAGAAATAACAGTTTCATTGAATATTTAATCAATAATTCTGGAAGTAAAAATTTTCTTTATTATAATTCACCAAAAGTCATTGAAAAGTTAGCCATTGAACTTTCCAAAAGCATAGAGAAGTCTATAAATTTGAATGATAGAATTGTGGAGACTATAAATAATCTAAAAGAAGAAGTGCATAGTAGTTTTTATGGTGTGGATTTATTAAAGCACGGTATTGTATATCTTCATGGCAAACTACCTGACCTAATTAAAGAATATTTAGAAACTAAATTTAAAGAATTACCAGAACTAAAATATATCATTGCTAATTCTGTAATATTAGAAGGCATAAATTTACCTATTGACACATTGTTTATACTTAACACTTATGGGTTACATGGAAAAGAATTAACAAATTTAATAGGAAGAGTCAATAGATTAAATGATATTTTCAAAAATGGAAATAATTTACATAAGCTACTACCTAATGTGCATTTTATAAACAATGAATTTGATAATAAATCAAATACTAATATGTTTTCAAAAATACTAGAATTAAGAAGTAGGGCTTTCGAAGATAAAATTGAAAATCCAACTTTAGAAAAGTATGATATTAATAAAGAAAAAACAGACCCAAAGGTTATTAACAAATTAGTTAATGATGAAGAATTTTTGATAACACCTCCAGCAGATGAGTTTGGAGAACTAAAACAATATCTAATAGAAAATGGGATTAATCTATTTTATTCTGATACAGATAAACTTACCAAACTTTTACTTAAGAAACTCAATTCAAGTGCGTTGAAAAATTCAGAATGGGAAAAAATCAAAATATTAGACAAGATTTTTAAAATATTTATAGAAGATTATGTAAATGAAGATAAATTTATAATTGATTTTGAATTTGCGAGACTTGAACAACAAGTAGCTAGAGACTTTTATGAAAGATACATTGAAAACAGAAAATGTGGATATGCAAATAAAAATTACAGTTTAAGTTAA
- a CDS encoding IS3 family transposase (programmed frameshift), whose product MKRERKIYDPAFKTKAVQLSNERDNISELARELGIKVSLLYKWRKEYEEFGEGSFPGKGNLKLTPEQEKIVELEKKLKDAELERDILKKGNRHFFQERSMKYKFIKHHEYLFSIEKMCKVLEVGSSSYYKWKSKTLSKRTIRKNEIKQQITTIYFASKQRYGSPRITIELNTLGYKISRITVAKYMNELGLKSKLSKKFKVTTDSKHNYLVVENVLNRNFMVANPSKVWVSDITYIQTKEGFLYLTTIIDLYDRKMIGWSLSNTMNTEDTTLSAWKMAIKNRIVEKGLIFHSDRGVQYANKKFANTIESYGVIRSMSRKGNCWDNAVAESFFKSLKTELIYGNKLITKKQMELEIFEYIEIWYNKKRRHSSLNYKTIEEFNNQKNIYKNVA is encoded by the exons ATGAAACGAGAAAGAAAAATCTATGATCCAGCTTTTAAGACAAAAGCAGTTCAATTAAGTAATGAAAGAGATAATATTTCAGAACTGGCAAGAGAACTAGGAATAAAAGTTAGTTTACTTTATAAATGGCGAAAAGAATACGAAGAATTTGGCGAAGGCAGTTTTCCTGGAAAAGGAAATCTTAAACTAACACCAGAACAAGAAAAGATTGTTGAGCTTGAGAAAAAGCTAAAAGATGCAGAACTAGAACGTGATATATTAAAAAAAG GCAATCGGCATTTTTTCCAAGAGCGGTCGATGAAATATAAATTCATTAAACATCATGAATATCTATTTTCGATTGAAAAAATGTGTAAAGTGTTAGAAGTTGGTTCTAGTAGTTATTATAAATGGAAAAGCAAAACGCTTTCTAAAAGAACAATTAGAAAAAACGAAATAAAACAACAAATAACAACCATTTATTTTGCCTCAAAACAACGCTATGGAAGTCCAAGAATCACTATTGAGTTAAATACATTGGGCTACAAAATATCAAGAATAACAGTTGCAAAATATATGAATGAACTTGGTTTAAAAAGTAAATTAAGTAAGAAATTCAAAGTTACCACCGATTCAAAGCATAATTATTTAGTGGTAGAAAATGTGTTGAATAGAAACTTTATGGTTGCTAATCCATCAAAAGTTTGGGTATCAGACATCACTTATATTCAAACCAAAGAAGGATTTTTATATCTAACAACAATCATCGATTTGTACGACCGTAAAATGATTGGTTGGAGTTTAAGCAACACAATGAATACTGAAGATACAACTCTCTCAGCGTGGAAAATGGCTATAAAAAATAGAATCGTTGAGAAAGGATTGATTTTTCATTCTGACAGAGGAGTTCAATATGCAAACAAAAAATTTGCAAATACAATTGAATCTTACGGAGTAATTAGAAGTATGAGTAGAAAAGGAAATTGTTGGGATAATGCAGTAGCAGAAAGCTTTTTTAAATCATTGAAGACCGAATTAATTTATGGCAATAAACTAATAACTAAAAAGCAAATGGAACTGGAAATCTTTGAATACATCGAAATTTGGTATAATAAAAAAAGACGCCACAGTTCATTGAATTATAAAACAATCGAAGAATTTAATAATCAAAAAAACATTTACAAAAATGTAGCTTAA
- a CDS encoding DUF3871 family protein, with the protein MDTQLITENSTTIIENNGSTTEGTLVLQRVNPDGTKTILNYPKSENIDIDNEVMLPSKINELIAVETTSKPTGTILFVPKPFIEANTSEISLHTLKSDCVIPVFSKDNERTIAHQEFIEIAQDCVAKVFPQHIFDEPEVRVSHQIKGRTPDAINKQAKDLLDHERTQYFERMAFIIRIPSIVDTINGNEIALVIGGVRSYNLENLYNKKTIEKFKFFIGFQVKVCCNLAVSSDGFVEEMRVSSYQELQSKILEVLYNFNAEKQLAQMKQLSEHSLTEHQFAQLLGRTRLYQHLPKKDKLNIPVLNFNDGQLNTIAKDYYEDASFSRNENGDINLWNVYNLFTQANKSSYIDTFLDRTVNAFDFSNGLLKTLNGSSNYHWFLS; encoded by the coding sequence ATGGACACACAACTCATCACTGAAAATTCTACTACCATAATAGAGAATAATGGTAGTACCACAGAAGGAACATTGGTATTACAAAGAGTTAATCCAGATGGTACTAAAACTATATTGAATTATCCTAAAAGTGAAAATATTGATATAGATAATGAAGTTATGCTACCTAGCAAGATTAATGAGCTTATTGCTGTAGAAACCACTTCAAAGCCTACAGGAACTATTTTATTTGTACCTAAACCATTTATTGAAGCTAACACTTCAGAAATTAGTTTGCACACCTTAAAAAGTGATTGTGTAATACCAGTATTTTCAAAAGATAATGAAAGGACTATTGCGCATCAAGAGTTTATTGAAATAGCACAGGATTGTGTAGCAAAAGTATTTCCACAACATATATTTGATGAACCAGAGGTAAGGGTATCACACCAAATCAAAGGCAGAACTCCTGATGCTATAAATAAACAAGCTAAAGATTTACTAGACCACGAAAGAACTCAATACTTTGAAAGAATGGCATTCATTATTAGAATACCTAGTATTGTTGATACAATCAATGGTAATGAAATTGCTTTGGTAATAGGTGGAGTTCGTTCTTATAATTTGGAAAACCTTTACAACAAAAAGACTATTGAAAAGTTCAAGTTTTTTATTGGCTTCCAAGTTAAAGTATGTTGTAACCTAGCTGTATCGAGTGATGGATTTGTGGAAGAAATGCGTGTAAGTTCGTATCAAGAGTTACAAAGCAAGATTTTAGAAGTGTTGTACAATTTTAATGCAGAAAAGCAATTAGCACAAATGAAGCAACTTTCTGAACACTCCCTAACAGAACATCAATTTGCTCAATTATTGGGTAGAACAAGATTATATCAGCACTTGCCTAAAAAAGACAAGCTAAATATTCCAGTACTAAATTTCAATGATGGTCAGCTTAACACCATAGCAAAAGACTATTACGAAGATGCTAGTTTCAGCAGAAATGAAAATGGGGATATTAATCTTTGGAATGTATATAATCTCTTTACTCAAGCTAATAAGAGTAGTTATATTGATACGTTCTTGGATAGAACAGTCAATGCCTTTGATTTTTCAAATGGCTTGTTAAAAACACTAAATGGTAGCTCTAACTATCATTGGTTTTTGAGTTGA
- a CDS encoding AAA family ATPase translates to MQLKQSERKQVKLRLGISGASGFGKTKSALLLAYGMTNDWSKIAVIDTENSSASLYSDLGNFYVIDISAPYTPERYIEAITLCENSNISVIIIDSITHEWNGSGGCLDIHEKLGGRFQDWAIVTPRHQAFIDKILQSSCHVITTARRKIEYDIDKDANGRLKVQKFGTKEITREGFEYELTVNFELINDNHLARASKDRTGLFMNKPEFVINSATGKRILEWCNSGTNLQDAREKIKATKTVEELKVLYNQYSNWRELLEYDFKIQKDTINSKELLLNPKSFSTNGHTTHH, encoded by the coding sequence ATGCAATTAAAGCAATCCGAGAGAAAACAAGTTAAGCTCCGTTTAGGGATAAGTGGAGCAAGTGGCTTTGGTAAAACCAAGTCAGCATTATTATTAGCCTATGGAATGACTAATGATTGGAGTAAAATAGCAGTTATTGATACTGAAAATTCCTCTGCATCATTGTATTCAGATTTAGGAAATTTCTATGTTATAGATATTTCAGCTCCTTATACACCTGAGAGGTATATTGAAGCAATTACACTATGTGAGAATTCAAATATCTCAGTCATAATTATTGATTCTATTACCCATGAATGGAATGGTTCAGGTGGATGTTTAGATATTCATGAAAAACTAGGTGGTAGATTTCAAGATTGGGCTATTGTAACACCAAGACATCAAGCCTTTATTGATAAAATTCTACAATCAAGTTGCCATGTTATTACTACAGCTAGGAGAAAAATTGAGTATGACATTGACAAAGATGCTAATGGTAGATTGAAAGTACAAAAGTTTGGTACTAAAGAAATTACTAGAGAAGGCTTTGAATATGAGCTTACAGTCAATTTTGAGTTAATCAATGACAATCATTTAGCTAGAGCAAGTAAGGATAGAACAGGGTTATTTATGAATAAACCTGAGTTTGTGATTAATTCTGCAACAGGTAAAAGGATTTTAGAATGGTGTAATTCTGGTACTAACTTACAAGATGCTAGAGAGAAAATTAAAGCTACTAAAACAGTTGAGGAATTGAAAGTTTTATACAATCAATACAGCAATTGGAGAGAGCTTTTAGAGTACGATTTTAAAATTCAAAAAGACACTATCAACTCGAAAGAATTATTGTTAAACCCTAAATCATTTTCAACAAATGGACACACAACTCATCACTGA